The following coding sequences are from one Nonlabens arenilitoris window:
- the rsmA gene encoding 16S rRNA (adenine(1518)-N(6)/adenine(1519)-N(6))-dimethyltransferase RsmA, translated as MAKYNKHKSSHKGSDKGVTAKKHLGQHFLKDEDVAQRIADVLSYEGYDQILEIGPGTGVLTKHVIRKNMKVTALELDSESVIYLKHSFPLEHVKIVNEKTFQVIEADFLKKDLKEIYGEEPFAIIGNFPYNISTQIVFKTIENRTQIPEFGGMFQKEVAQRICAPHGSKIYGILSVLAQAYYDAEYLFTVGPQVFNPPPRVDSGVLILKRKDNYDNLTCSYSILRQVVKLAFQQRRKTLRNSLKSMNLPDEMREQEIFNLRPEQISVDVFVKLATEIEKL; from the coding sequence TTGGCTAAATACAACAAACATAAATCATCTCATAAAGGAAGCGATAAAGGCGTTACCGCAAAAAAACATCTAGGACAACACTTTCTTAAAGATGAAGATGTAGCCCAACGCATTGCTGATGTATTAAGCTATGAAGGTTATGACCAAATTCTAGAAATAGGACCTGGAACTGGTGTGCTTACTAAACATGTGATACGCAAAAACATGAAGGTAACGGCACTAGAATTAGATAGTGAATCAGTGATTTATCTTAAGCACAGTTTCCCTCTGGAACATGTAAAGATTGTCAATGAAAAAACCTTTCAAGTCATAGAAGCAGATTTTTTGAAAAAGGATTTGAAAGAGATTTATGGTGAGGAACCGTTTGCCATAATTGGTAATTTCCCTTATAACATCAGTACACAAATTGTTTTTAAAACCATAGAAAACAGAACGCAGATTCCTGAATTTGGTGGGATGTTTCAAAAAGAAGTAGCGCAACGTATTTGCGCACCACACGGTTCTAAAATCTACGGAATTCTATCTGTTCTAGCACAAGCTTATTATGATGCTGAGTATTTATTTACCGTAGGACCACAAGTATTTAATCCACCGCCACGAGTGGATAGTGGTGTGTTGATCTTAAAACGCAAGGATAATTATGACAATCTCACTTGCTCCTACTCTATTTTAAGACAAGTAGTTAAACTCGCCTTCCAACAACGTCGGAAGACTTTGAGAAATTCTTTAAAATCTATGAATTTACCCGACGAAATGCGTGAACAAGAAATCTTCAATTTACGACCAGAACAAATAAGCGTTGATGTCTTTGTAAAACTCGC
- a CDS encoding DUF4286 family protein, with amino-acid sequence MVIYNVTCNMASHLEEEWLEWIREHIAHVLGTGLFKDAKLTRVLVEEQDGSSTFSIQYKAISRETLETYYSNHAEALRKAGLDKWGNNVLSFRTELDVLDEYTVHTNLN; translated from the coding sequence ATGGTAATATATAATGTGACTTGCAACATGGCAAGTCATTTAGAAGAGGAATGGTTAGAATGGATACGTGAACATATTGCACACGTTTTAGGAACTGGTCTTTTTAAAGATGCTAAGTTAACACGCGTGCTTGTAGAAGAGCAAGATGGATCTAGCACATTCTCAATTCAATATAAAGCAATTAGTAGAGAAACTTTAGAAACATATTACTCAAATCATGCCGAAGCATTGCGTAAAGCCGGATTAGATAAATGGGGTAATAATGTTTTATCATTCCGCACAGAATTAGACGTACTCGATGAATATACCGTACACACTAATCTAAATTAG